The following proteins come from a genomic window of Paenibacillus sp. CAA11:
- a CDS encoding Gfo/Idh/MocA family protein: MAQLNSRKVKWGIIGTGGIAHQFAADMIHTSNGELHAAGSRTIESANRFAAEYKIPKAYGSYEELVNDPEVEAVYVATPHPYHHENVMGALRAGKAVLCEKPFTVNSRELEELVQYAREHKLFLMEAMWTRFLPPMVKVREWLNAGRIGEVRLVKAEFGFRMGWDPQNRLLNPDLGGGALLDAGIYPVSFASMVLGAKPEKVWSTAHLGETGVDEQFSILLSYPGGKSASLQGAIRLGLPNDAYIHGTEGYIHIPSFLFAKSATLHLDGQEPETFNDDRSFAGYAFEAEEVGRALREGRTESSVITLEESLNIMRLLDEVRSQWGLRYPFEQ, from the coding sequence ATGGCACAATTGAATTCTCGGAAGGTCAAGTGGGGGATTATCGGGACCGGGGGCATTGCCCATCAATTTGCAGCAGATATGATACATACGAGTAATGGAGAGCTACATGCCGCTGGTTCACGTACAATTGAGAGCGCTAACAGGTTTGCAGCAGAATATAAGATTCCTAAGGCATATGGGAGCTATGAAGAGCTGGTGAATGATCCTGAGGTGGAGGCCGTGTATGTGGCTACGCCGCATCCCTATCACCATGAGAATGTAATGGGCGCTCTGCGTGCTGGCAAGGCGGTGCTATGCGAGAAGCCCTTCACGGTGAACAGCCGGGAGCTGGAAGAATTGGTGCAGTATGCCCGTGAGCATAAGCTGTTTCTAATGGAAGCAATGTGGACGCGGTTTCTGCCGCCGATGGTCAAGGTGCGCGAATGGCTTAACGCCGGTCGGATCGGGGAGGTCCGTTTGGTGAAGGCGGAATTTGGCTTCCGCATGGGTTGGGATCCTCAGAACCGGCTGCTTAATCCGGACCTGGGCGGAGGTGCGCTGCTCGATGCAGGGATTTACCCCGTATCCTTCGCATCGATGGTCCTAGGGGCCAAGCCGGAGAAGGTGTGGAGTACCGCGCATCTGGGCGAGACGGGTGTCGATGAACAGTTCTCCATCCTGCTCAGCTACCCGGGCGGGAAATCGGCTTCCCTGCAGGGAGCGATCCGGCTCGGGCTGCCGAACGATGCCTATATTCACGGAACCGAAGGGTATATTCATATCCCTTCGTTCTTGTTCGCCAAATCCGCTACGCTTCATTTGGACGGACAGGAGCCTGAGACGTTCAACGATGACCGCAGCTTCGCAGGGTATGCCTTTGAAGCCGAAGAGGTTGGAAGAGCTTTAAGAGAAGGACGGACCGAAAGTTCGGTAATCACGCTGGAAGAATCGCTGAACATTATGCGGTTGCTGGATGAGGTTCGCAGTCAATGGGGACTGCGCTATCCATTCGAGCAATAA
- a CDS encoding methionine ABC transporter ATP-binding protein: MISLQQVSKRFGHSQEPHQAVQSVSLDIGRGEIHGIIGSSGAGKSTLLRMMNLLERPDEGRVLVDGRELTLMKERELRLARRETGMIFQHFNLIANRTVQGNILLPLELAGVPKKERLARAVECLEFVGLPEKAGQYPAQLSGGQKQRVAIARALAGRPKVLLCDEPTSALDPQTTGDILEVLGQVNRELGVTIAIVTHEMDVVTRLCQRASVMKHGRIVATLAAPEGGRLSAEELAASYLNQANAQEGEVAAP; encoded by the coding sequence GTGATTTCTCTACAGCAGGTAAGTAAAAGATTTGGCCACTCGCAAGAGCCCCATCAGGCCGTGCAATCCGTCTCGCTGGACATTGGCCGGGGCGAAATTCACGGAATTATCGGATCAAGCGGTGCAGGTAAATCAACCCTGCTGCGCATGATGAATTTGCTGGAACGCCCGGACGAAGGCCGTGTGCTGGTAGACGGCAGAGAGCTCACCCTCATGAAAGAGCGGGAACTGAGGCTGGCTAGGCGGGAGACCGGGATGATCTTTCAGCACTTCAACCTCATCGCCAATCGGACGGTGCAGGGGAACATCCTGCTTCCCCTAGAGCTCGCAGGCGTTCCGAAGAAGGAGCGGCTTGCCCGGGCGGTGGAATGCCTGGAGTTTGTCGGCCTGCCGGAGAAGGCCGGCCAGTATCCTGCCCAGCTATCCGGCGGGCAGAAGCAGCGGGTGGCGATTGCCCGAGCACTTGCCGGGCGGCCCAAAGTGCTGCTGTGTGACGAGCCGACTTCGGCTCTTGACCCGCAGACGACGGGAGATATTCTGGAGGTGCTCGGGCAGGTGAACCGGGAGCTTGGTGTGACGATTGCCATTGTAACGCATGAGATGGACGTTGTAACAAGGCTCTGCCAGCGGGCGTCCGTCATGAAGCATGGTCGAATCGTGGCGACCTTGGCAGCTCCAGAAGGCGGCAGGTTGTCTGCCGAGGAGCTTGCAGCCAGCTATCTGAACCAAGCGAATGCACAGGAAGGGGAGGTGGCCGCGCCATGA
- a CDS encoding methionine ABC transporter permease, with translation MMDEVMKYQHEIWQSIGDTFIMVGISIVAAVLLGLPLGTLLYLCRKGQQYENRILFFILNGLVNIIRSFPFLLLVVFLIPFTRFVVGTGFGTLAAAVPLSIMAIAYYSRLVEQALLEVPRAVLETAASMGASTLQLIFKFLYVEARAGLVRGLTTSTISFISYSTVMGIVGGGGVGDFAIRYGYQRFETGIMIFAIIVMIILVQTIQFVGTLLARRLDKR, from the coding sequence ATGATGGATGAAGTCATGAAGTATCAGCATGAGATTTGGCAGTCGATTGGCGATACGTTCATTATGGTCGGCATTTCGATTGTGGCTGCAGTGCTGCTGGGGCTGCCTCTTGGAACACTCTTGTATTTATGCCGAAAAGGTCAGCAGTATGAGAACCGAATTCTGTTCTTCATCTTAAACGGGCTGGTGAACATTATTCGTTCGTTCCCTTTCCTGCTCTTGGTTGTATTCCTGATTCCGTTCACGCGGTTTGTGGTCGGGACAGGCTTTGGAACCTTGGCGGCAGCCGTGCCATTGTCGATTATGGCCATCGCCTACTATTCGCGGCTGGTGGAGCAGGCCCTGCTTGAAGTGCCGAGAGCTGTGCTTGAAACAGCGGCTTCCATGGGCGCTTCGACCCTTCAGCTGATCTTCAAATTTCTGTATGTGGAGGCTAGGGCCGGATTGGTCCGGGGACTGACGACCTCAACGATCAGCTTCATCTCCTATTCCACCGTGATGGGAATTGTAGGCGGCGGCGGTGTAGGGGACTTTGCCATTCGTTATGGCTACCAGCGGTTTGAGACCGGAATTATGATTTTCGCCATTATCGTGATGATCATTTTGGTACAGACGATTCAATTTGTCGGCACCTTGTTGGCAAGGCGGCTGGACAAGCGCTAA
- a CDS encoding MetQ/NlpA family ABC transporter substrate-binding protein — protein MMKKMMILLLAAVFAITAAGCSNNNKDSAAANNKDSKEVTLKVASLIPPMTDVLELIKPALKKDGINLEVVILSDNIQPNNALAHKEVDANFFQHVPYMEQYNEENHADLVAVQPVYNAIYGAYSKRYKSIDELPEGATIAIANDPSNIGRSLNMLAMNGLIKLKEGVGINATQADIVENKKNFKFKEVDLLMLARSLDDMDLVAMTPAYAKPLGLTPKKDALVTEGEDSTFAITLVARKDNADSEPIQKLAKHLASPEVKKFFEDNYGEIAIPAF, from the coding sequence ATGATGAAAAAAATGATGATACTGCTGCTGGCAGCTGTATTTGCCATCACAGCAGCGGGCTGCTCGAACAACAATAAAGATTCCGCAGCAGCAAACAACAAGGATTCGAAGGAAGTTACCCTGAAAGTAGCCAGTCTGATTCCCCCAATGACAGATGTGCTTGAACTGATTAAGCCTGCACTGAAGAAAGACGGCATTAACCTGGAGGTTGTCATCCTGTCCGACAACATTCAGCCGAACAACGCGCTGGCGCACAAGGAAGTGGATGCGAACTTCTTCCAGCACGTGCCTTACATGGAGCAGTATAACGAAGAGAACCATGCGGATCTTGTAGCCGTTCAACCTGTGTACAATGCGATCTACGGAGCGTATTCCAAGCGCTATAAGAGCATCGATGAGCTTCCTGAAGGGGCAACCATCGCGATTGCCAACGATCCGTCCAACATTGGACGCAGCTTGAACATGCTTGCCATGAACGGACTGATCAAGCTGAAGGAGGGTGTCGGCATCAACGCGACCCAAGCTGACATCGTAGAGAACAAGAAGAATTTCAAGTTCAAAGAGGTCGATCTGCTGATGCTGGCCCGTTCGCTGGATGACATGGACCTCGTGGCTATGACGCCTGCTTACGCGAAGCCGCTCGGACTTACACCGAAGAAGGATGCGCTGGTTACAGAAGGGGAGGACAGCACCTTTGCAATTACGCTTGTCGCCCGTAAGGACAACGCGGATTCGGAGCCGATCCAGAAGCTGGCTAAGCATTTGGCAAGTCCGGAAGTGAAGAAGTTCTTCGAGGACAACTATGGTGAGATCGCCATTCCGGCATTTTAA
- a CDS encoding response regulator transcription factor: MYKIMIVEDDPKIAGLLKSHIERYGDQAEVVTDFENVLERFKQLDPHVVLLDVNLPRYDGYYWCRQIRLVSTCPILFISARSGKMDQVMALENGADDYIPKPFEHEIVMAKVRSQLRRVYGDYAAKSEERKVVLGGLTLYLESMELELGEQRVPLSKKETILLETLLRRSPRVVSRETILEKLWDDAFVDDNTLSVNVTRARKRLAELGIEQALETVRGSGYRLLVTWKDGSRP, encoded by the coding sequence ATGTATAAAATTATGATCGTAGAGGATGACCCCAAGATTGCAGGCCTGCTGAAGTCCCATATCGAGCGGTATGGGGATCAGGCAGAAGTTGTTACTGATTTTGAGAATGTACTGGAGCGATTTAAGCAGCTGGACCCGCATGTGGTTCTGCTGGATGTAAATCTGCCCAGGTATGACGGGTATTATTGGTGTCGGCAGATTCGTCTCGTCTCTACCTGTCCCATTCTTTTCATATCTGCCCGCAGCGGAAAAATGGACCAAGTGATGGCTCTTGAGAACGGAGCCGATGATTATATCCCCAAGCCTTTTGAACATGAAATTGTAATGGCCAAAGTCCGCAGCCAGCTCCGCCGCGTATACGGCGATTACGCCGCGAAGTCAGAAGAGCGGAAGGTAGTGCTGGGCGGGCTCACGTTATATCTGGAGAGCATGGAGCTTGAGCTCGGAGAGCAGAGGGTACCGCTTAGCAAGAAGGAGACTATTCTTCTGGAGACGCTGCTACGCCGCAGCCCGCGTGTTGTCAGCCGGGAGACGATTCTGGAGAAGCTGTGGGACGACGCTTTTGTGGATGACAACACGCTCAGTGTCAATGTCACCCGGGCTCGCAAGAGGCTGGCCGAGCTTGGGATTGAGCAGGCGCTGGAGACGGTGCGCGGTTCAGGCTACCGGCTGCTTGTCACCTGGAAGGACGGGAGCAGGCCATGA
- a CDS encoding sensor histidine kinase: protein MKLFLREHLALTLWTLAELLVVVLVFWYDGYDHWLTALYAVLLGLFFYAGYLTFRYTTHRIFYYRLSRRMESMKEFVPSPENAPLSRALDDLMDAQYGHYHALLQSYELKQKEHLTFMNQWVHQMKTPLSVIEMTAHDEDEDDPRFRSITEEADQIRRGLEMVLYAARLDAFEQDFSVEPVLLRDVAGEAVHELKRFFIRNHVYPEILIEPDLSVQSDAKWLRFVLLQVLSNAIKYSSGSGEKVTIRACALDKSIILEVLDRGAGIPKADLQRVFRPFYTGENGRFFKESTGMGLYLAKEVLTKLGHRIELESAVGEGTLVRIICSREHDIVVR, encoded by the coding sequence ATGAAGCTGTTTCTACGGGAGCATCTCGCACTGACCCTCTGGACACTGGCAGAGCTGCTGGTCGTCGTGTTGGTATTCTGGTATGACGGCTATGACCATTGGCTGACCGCCCTATATGCTGTTCTGCTGGGATTGTTCTTCTATGCGGGCTACTTGACCTTTCGTTATACCACCCACCGCATCTTCTACTATCGTCTATCCCGCCGGATGGAGTCGATGAAGGAATTTGTCCCGAGCCCCGAGAATGCGCCGCTTTCTAGGGCACTTGATGATCTGATGGATGCCCAGTACGGGCATTATCACGCCCTGCTGCAGTCCTACGAGCTCAAGCAGAAGGAGCATCTAACCTTTATGAACCAGTGGGTCCATCAGATGAAGACACCGCTCTCTGTCATTGAGATGACGGCCCATGATGAGGATGAGGACGACCCCCGCTTCCGAAGCATCACAGAGGAGGCGGATCAAATCCGCAGGGGGCTGGAGATGGTTCTGTATGCGGCAAGGCTTGATGCTTTCGAGCAGGACTTCAGTGTGGAGCCGGTTCTGCTGCGTGATGTGGCGGGTGAGGCGGTTCATGAGCTCAAGCGTTTCTTTATCCGGAATCATGTCTATCCCGAGATCCTGATCGAACCGGACCTTTCGGTGCAATCTGATGCCAAGTGGCTGCGCTTTGTGCTGCTGCAGGTCCTCTCTAATGCGATCAAATACTCATCCGGCAGCGGGGAGAAGGTAACGATCAGAGCCTGTGCACTGGATAAATCAATCATTCTGGAGGTGCTGGATCGCGGAGCAGGCATCCCGAAGGCGGATTTGCAGCGGGTGTTCCGGCCCTTTTATACCGGTGAGAATGGACGCTTCTTCAAGGAATCCACGGGGATGGGACTTTATCTGGCTAAAGAGGTGCTGACCAAGCTCGGACATCGGATTGAATTGGAATCCGCAGTAGGCGAAGGAACGCTGGTGCGTATCATCTGCAGCCGGGAACATGACATTGTTGTCAGGTAA
- a CDS encoding ABC transporter ATP-binding protein, whose amino-acid sequence MEILNVTQLSKIYKGMVSYEALSGINLSIEKGEFVGVMGPSGSGKTTLLNLVSTIDRPTSGEIRIAGENPFELKPDKLAMFRRRELGFVFQSFNLLNTLTVKENILLPLTLDGTPLREMDRRVDVLAQKLGITSILDKRTYEISGGQAQRTAIARALIHGPKLVLADEPTGNLDSKAARDVMEILEQRNREDEATMLLVTHDPVAASYCSRVIFIKDGQLYNEIHFGDNRAAFYQKIINVLSLMGGSGHDISPVRV is encoded by the coding sequence ATGGAAATTTTGAATGTTACGCAGCTAAGTAAAATATATAAAGGGATGGTGTCCTACGAGGCCCTCTCGGGGATCAATCTATCTATTGAAAAAGGGGAATTTGTCGGGGTTATGGGCCCCTCGGGCAGCGGTAAGACAACCTTGCTTAACCTAGTGTCAACGATCGACCGGCCAACCTCTGGAGAGATTCGGATCGCGGGGGAGAATCCGTTCGAACTGAAGCCGGATAAGCTGGCGATGTTCCGGAGGCGTGAGCTCGGCTTTGTCTTCCAGTCCTTCAATTTGCTCAATACGTTGACCGTAAAGGAAAATATCCTGCTGCCGCTCACCCTTGACGGGACACCGCTCAGAGAGATGGATCGCCGCGTTGATGTCCTCGCACAGAAGCTTGGAATCACCTCGATCCTGGATAAGCGTACCTACGAAATATCCGGAGGGCAAGCTCAGCGGACAGCCATTGCCCGCGCGCTGATTCACGGGCCGAAGCTGGTGCTGGCGGATGAGCCGACAGGGAACCTGGATTCCAAAGCTGCACGCGATGTGATGGAGATTCTGGAACAGCGCAACCGCGAGGATGAAGCAACGATGCTGCTGGTTACCCATGATCCCGTAGCAGCGAGCTACTGCTCGCGTGTGATCTTCATCAAGGACGGTCAGCTGTATAACGAAATTCATTTCGGCGATAACCGGGCCGCCTTCTATCAGAAGATTATCAACGTGCTATCTTTGATGGGAGGTTCGGGGCATGACATTTCGCCAGTTCGCGTTTAA
- a CDS encoding ABC transporter permease: protein MTFRQFAFNNIFRNKRTYLAHFFSSAFSVMIFFVYALLQFHPNLQGRLASSSETLSALATYGMIISEVVILIFSFLFLLYSVGSFLKLRKKEFGIFMLLGMSRKQLNRLVFTENLLIGLAAIIMGMGVGIIFSKLILLFCGTVLAINHGLPFYFPLKPLLLTGAAFLILFLFISILSSLLLGKGNLIDLIKAEDAPKPEPKASILLSLLAVLFIGGGYACVFAFTILRLFAFFPLLLAGVFFTILGTYFLYTQLSVYFIRRLKTKRSLFFRRINLLTFSELTYRMKDNAVMFFMVTIIVASSFTGIGTMLAVSDPGLSEMVNPYAFTYHSNTENGEEEKHLSEIETALKQSNISYQKAAFIPLFTDQGTELIKLSEYNAMTGLLGYGPATLKEGEDGFRTPGTVEQRNEFRKESEDAKPAEIELIFMNKKYEVHLIGPGTERVVPGGNKDMIVISDRLYESLKAAGDYVSIAKTVLYNVEDWKQTRDAAEKLSASINKEMPEYPLESLVLNWANSKQSNGIILIVSGLVGIVFFTFAASFTYSRLYADLSRDEQQYRMISKIGLSRKELRKVVTRQLVLMFFLPIVLAVVHSAVAFMALQQLIDYSMLGHALSLYAFFIAVQVVYYFITRWRYLQHMYQKVG, encoded by the coding sequence ATGACATTTCGCCAGTTCGCGTTTAATAACATTTTCCGCAATAAGCGGACTTATTTGGCCCACTTCTTCAGCAGCGCGTTCTCAGTGATGATCTTCTTTGTCTATGCTCTTTTGCAGTTCCATCCTAATCTGCAGGGGCGCTTAGCCTCCAGCAGTGAGACCCTTAGCGCCTTGGCGACTTATGGGATGATTATCTCTGAAGTTGTGATTCTAATCTTCTCATTTCTGTTCCTGCTGTATTCTGTTGGCTCCTTCCTGAAGCTGCGGAAGAAGGAGTTCGGTATATTCATGCTGCTGGGCATGTCGCGCAAGCAGCTCAACCGCCTGGTCTTTACAGAGAATTTGCTGATTGGCTTGGCGGCCATCATTATGGGGATGGGTGTAGGCATCATCTTCTCCAAGCTGATTCTACTCTTTTGCGGAACGGTGCTGGCGATCAATCACGGGCTTCCCTTCTATTTCCCGCTGAAGCCCTTGCTGCTGACGGGAGCCGCCTTCCTCATTCTATTCCTGTTTATTTCTATACTCAGCTCCCTGCTGCTGGGAAAAGGAAATCTGATCGACCTGATCAAAGCAGAAGATGCGCCAAAGCCTGAGCCGAAGGCTTCCATTCTGCTATCCTTGCTGGCTGTCCTCTTCATTGGCGGCGGTTATGCTTGTGTATTTGCGTTCACGATTCTGCGGCTGTTCGCCTTCTTCCCGCTGCTGCTCGCAGGGGTCTTCTTCACCATTTTGGGGACTTACTTCCTCTATACGCAGCTGAGTGTATATTTCATCCGCAGGCTGAAGACGAAGAGGTCTTTGTTCTTCCGGAGAATAAATCTGCTGACCTTCTCGGAGCTGACTTACCGGATGAAGGACAATGCTGTTATGTTCTTCATGGTGACGATCATCGTGGCTTCCTCCTTTACGGGAATCGGCACGATGCTGGCTGTCTCAGATCCCGGACTGTCGGAGATGGTTAATCCGTATGCGTTCACTTATCATTCGAATACGGAAAATGGGGAAGAAGAGAAGCATTTAAGTGAAATCGAGACCGCGCTTAAGCAAAGTAACATTTCTTACCAAAAGGCAGCTTTTATCCCTTTATTCACAGATCAGGGAACAGAGCTTATCAAGCTGAGTGAATACAATGCGATGACTGGTCTGCTCGGTTATGGCCCGGCCACTTTGAAAGAGGGAGAAGATGGCTTCCGCACTCCTGGCACTGTCGAACAGCGGAATGAATTCCGGAAAGAGAGCGAAGATGCTAAGCCAGCCGAGATCGAGCTTATTTTTATGAATAAAAAATATGAAGTTCATTTAATAGGCCCGGGGACCGAGAGAGTGGTTCCGGGAGGCAATAAAGATATGATTGTGATCTCGGACCGCTTGTACGAAAGCCTTAAAGCGGCGGGAGATTATGTTTCGATAGCCAAGACGGTACTCTACAATGTTGAGGATTGGAAGCAAACTCGTGATGCTGCCGAGAAGCTGAGCGCGTCCATTAATAAAGAGATGCCTGAGTATCCGTTGGAATCTTTGGTGCTGAACTGGGCCAATTCCAAGCAGTCTAACGGCATTATTCTGATTGTCAGCGGGCTTGTGGGTATCGTGTTCTTCACCTTTGCGGCCAGCTTTACCTATTCCAGGCTGTATGCCGATCTGTCCCGGGATGAGCAGCAGTACCGCATGATCTCCAAGATTGGACTCAGCCGGAAGGAGCTGAGGAAGGTTGTCACCAGGCAGCTCGTTCTGATGTTCTTCCTGCCGATTGTGCTGGCTGTAGTTCACAGTGCGGTAGCTTTTATGGCTCTCCAGCAGCTGATCGATTACAGCATGCTCGGGCATGCGCTCTCGCTGTATGCATTCTTCATCGCAGTGCAGGTTGTGTATTATTTCATTACACGCTGGCGTTATCTGCAGCATATGTACCAGAAGGTCGGCTAG
- a CDS encoding DUF1273 domain-containing protein, whose translation MKNLLVTGYRAHELNIFNQKHQGIPYIMKALENKLVPLVEEGLEWIITPGQYGVDLWAVEVAIQLKSTYPHLKCSILTAFQSQEENWKEDKQEYFRELLRGVDYYAPVSKQPYAGPWQFTARDELLLRKTDGILLVYDEDAGEGSPKFILERALKKQQQDGYEVIRISSEDIQSVADEEALGMDTFMDEMP comes from the coding sequence ATGAAGAATTTGCTCGTAACCGGTTATCGCGCCCATGAACTGAATATCTTTAATCAGAAGCATCAAGGCATTCCGTATATTATGAAGGCTCTTGAGAATAAGCTGGTCCCGCTGGTGGAAGAAGGCTTGGAATGGATCATTACGCCAGGACAATACGGGGTGGATTTATGGGCTGTAGAGGTGGCTATACAGCTCAAGAGCACATATCCGCACCTGAAGTGTTCTATACTGACAGCCTTCCAGTCCCAGGAGGAGAACTGGAAGGAGGACAAGCAGGAATATTTCCGCGAACTCCTGAGAGGCGTGGACTACTATGCGCCGGTTAGCAAGCAGCCTTATGCAGGCCCCTGGCAGTTCACCGCCCGCGACGAGCTGCTGCTGCGCAAGACCGATGGCATTCTGCTCGTCTATGATGAAGACGCCGGGGAAGGCAGCCCCAAGTTCATCCTTGAACGGGCACTGAAGAAGCAGCAACAGGACGGCTATGAGGTTATCCGGATCAGCTCGGAGGACATTCAGAGTGTAGCGGATGAAGAAGCCTTGGGTATGGATACATTTATGGATGAAATGCCCTGA
- the tenA gene encoding thiaminase II, translating into MSFTASLRRQADGIFEAIFNHPFVRGIAEGKLQREQLIHYVKQDFEYLNAYMRIYGLAISKSTSRKDIAVFNEQISFILHSEIHPHQNFCQAAGVTYEELQGYPLAPSAHHYIRHMLTAAYEGSLGEIMAVLLPCPWTYLEIGQRLLEEVRPSESHPFYEWIHFYGGQSMTVTDQFRERVDAWAETTTELERARMTEHFMLSCQLEYLFWDMAYKLEEWPVQLEAAAL; encoded by the coding sequence ATGAGCTTTACCGCATCGCTCCGCAGACAGGCGGACGGCATTTTCGAGGCGATCTTTAACCATCCCTTTGTAAGGGGAATTGCAGAGGGGAAATTGCAGAGGGAACAGCTGATTCACTATGTCAAGCAGGACTTTGAATACTTAAACGCCTACATGCGCATCTATGGACTGGCCATATCCAAAAGCACAAGTCGGAAGGATATCGCTGTATTTAATGAGCAAATCTCGTTCATTCTGCACAGTGAGATTCATCCGCATCAGAACTTTTGCCAGGCTGCCGGGGTGACCTATGAGGAGCTGCAGGGATATCCGCTGGCTCCGTCCGCACATCATTATATTCGTCATATGCTTACGGCGGCATATGAAGGGAGTCTGGGAGAGATTATGGCCGTATTGTTGCCTTGTCCATGGACGTATCTGGAGATTGGCCAGAGGCTTCTGGAAGAGGTTCGTCCTTCAGAGTCCCACCCATTCTATGAGTGGATTCACTTCTATGGCGGTCAGTCCATGACCGTCACAGATCAGTTCCGGGAACGTGTAGATGCATGGGCGGAAACAACAACAGAGCTGGAACGAGCGAGAATGACCGAGCATTTCATGCTCAGCTGTCAGCTGGAGTATTTGTTCTGGGATATGGCTTACAAGCTTGAGGAATGGCCGGTTCAGTTAGAGGCTGCGGCACTGTAA
- the thiM gene encoding hydroxyethylthiazole kinase — protein MLEHHISGLITKIQRAKPLIHNMTNVVVTNFTANGLYALGASPVMAYAPEEVADMAKVAGALVLNLGTLSTEQVDAMILAGLSANAHGVPVLLDPVGAGATAFRTESALRILREVKVSLVRGNAAEVAHLLGEAREIKGVDAGISGADENAELAIRAARKLEAVVAITGREDAISDGQGCRIISGGDALLTQVTGTGCLLTSVLGAFAAVEKNLLLAGTAGLAFYGAAASRAAERTSAQGPGSFQIAFLDELAKLHPHSLKGHTAIRELQAERAGGQQA, from the coding sequence ATGTTAGAACACCATATTTCGGGTCTTATTACTAAAATCCAGAGGGCCAAGCCGCTGATTCATAATATGACGAACGTAGTGGTCACCAATTTCACCGCCAATGGCCTGTATGCGCTCGGAGCTTCGCCGGTTATGGCGTATGCTCCAGAAGAGGTGGCGGATATGGCCAAGGTAGCTGGAGCCCTGGTCCTTAACCTCGGGACCCTATCCACAGAGCAGGTGGATGCCATGATCCTTGCAGGGCTGTCCGCGAATGCTCACGGAGTGCCTGTCCTGCTGGACCCGGTTGGCGCGGGCGCGACTGCCTTCCGGACGGAATCGGCGCTTCGTATTCTGCGTGAAGTGAAGGTGAGCCTGGTTCGCGGGAATGCAGCAGAGGTCGCGCATCTCCTTGGTGAAGCCCGGGAGATCAAGGGCGTTGACGCCGGCATAAGTGGAGCCGATGAGAATGCGGAGCTTGCGATCCGGGCCGCGCGTAAGCTGGAGGCTGTCGTCGCGATTACCGGCCGCGAGGATGCCATCTCGGATGGGCAGGGGTGCCGGATCATCAGCGGCGGGGATGCGCTGCTCACCCAGGTGACCGGAACCGGTTGCCTGCTGACATCCGTGCTGGGAGCGTTCGCAGCGGTTGAGAAGAACCTGCTGCTAGCCGGTACGGCCGGCCTGGCCTTCTACGGGGCAGCGGCATCCCGCGCAGCAGAACGAACCTCTGCCCAAGGGCCGGGCAGCTTCCAGATCGCTTTTCTCGATGAGCTGGCGAAGCTGCATCCGCATTCCCTGAAGGGGCATACGGCGATCAGAGAGCTTCAGGCCGAGCGAGCCGGAGGCCAGCAGGCATGA
- the thiD gene encoding bifunctional hydroxymethylpyrimidine kinase/phosphomethylpyrimidine kinase: protein MSNHTIPTALTIAGSDSGGGAGIQADLKTFQELGVFGMSAITAITVQNTMGVSGVYPLPPEATAEQIEAVGSDFTVGALKTGMLFSADIIAAAAEQIRAFGWKNVVVDPVMIAKGGSELLQQEAVQALKELLLPLARVVTPNLPEAEVLSGLAIRTAADRREAAKRIGACGPQVVVIKGGHAEGSEQVVDLLYDGTGFSELSGPRIHTPHTHGTGCTFSAAIAAEMAKGAEVGQAVEVARAFIQAAIEENLGLGQGHGPTNHWAYRRRQAVRS, encoded by the coding sequence ATGAGCAATCACACCATTCCCACAGCGCTGACAATCGCCGGCTCAGACAGCGGCGGGGGGGCCGGCATTCAGGCGGATCTGAAGACATTTCAGGAGCTTGGGGTGTTCGGCATGTCTGCGATTACCGCCATCACGGTGCAGAATACCATGGGCGTATCCGGGGTCTATCCGCTGCCGCCGGAAGCGACGGCCGAGCAGATCGAGGCCGTGGGCTCAGACTTTACGGTCGGCGCCCTGAAGACCGGCATGCTGTTCAGCGCTGATATCATTGCGGCAGCGGCCGAGCAGATCCGAGCCTTTGGCTGGAAGAACGTGGTCGTTGACCCGGTCATGATTGCCAAAGGCGGCAGCGAGCTGCTCCAGCAGGAGGCGGTTCAGGCGCTGAAGGAGCTGCTGCTCCCGCTTGCGCGGGTCGTGACGCCGAACTTGCCCGAGGCCGAGGTGCTGTCCGGCCTTGCGATCAGGACGGCGGCAGACCGGAGGGAAGCCGCCAAGCGGATCGGCGCCTGCGGCCCGCAGGTGGTGGTCATCAAGGGCGGACATGCAGAGGGCAGCGAGCAGGTGGTGGACCTGCTCTATGACGGCACCGGCTTCTCTGAGCTGTCCGGCCCCCGCATTCACACCCCGCATACCCATGGCACAGGGTGTACGTTCTCGGCGGCGATTGCTGCCGAGATGGCTAAGGGGGCCGAGGTAGGGCAGGCAGTGGAGGTTGCCAGGGCTTTTATTCAGGCGGCGATCGAGGAGAATCTAGGATTGGGCCAGGGGCATGGCCCAACCAATCATTGGGCCTACCGCCGCAGACAGGCGGTGCGCTCATGA